From the Deinococcus detaillensis genome, one window contains:
- a CDS encoding globin family protein, with the protein MNAHQVQLVQHSFTQVQPIAEIASDLFYARLFELDPSLKPLFRGNMSEQGHKLIMMLGVAVANLNKPEVVVPALQRLGERHAGYGVTEAHYATVGEALLWTLEQGLGEAFTAQVRLAWEAVYLVVADTMQQAARRVTLAEARPAHSSLI; encoded by the coding sequence ATGAACGCCCATCAGGTTCAGCTGGTGCAGCACTCCTTCACGCAGGTGCAGCCGATCGCCGAAATCGCCAGCGATCTGTTTTATGCCCGCCTGTTCGAGCTTGATCCCAGCCTCAAGCCGCTGTTCCGGGGCAACATGAGCGAGCAGGGCCACAAGCTGATCATGATGCTGGGCGTCGCGGTGGCCAACCTCAACAAGCCCGAAGTGGTGGTGCCCGCCCTGCAACGCCTCGGTGAGCGCCACGCAGGGTACGGGGTGACCGAAGCACACTACGCGACGGTGGGGGAGGCGCTGCTGTGGACGCTGGAACAGGGGCTGGGCGAGGCGTTCACGGCGCAGGTGCGGCTAGCATGGGAAGCGGTCTACCTGGTGGTGGCCGACACGATGCAGCAGGCCGCCCGCCGTGTGACTCTCGCTGAAGCACGCCCGGCCCACAGCTCGCTCATCTGA